In the genome of Limnobaculum zhutongyuii, one region contains:
- a CDS encoding DUF6882 domain-containing protein, protein MNLFRKLFGNKEKSAAHQIHQFEGESACKNQQELLERYGTIALEKQNTLGNIVEDLSWETDLEKGTIQFAGKATFPMQVLGTLSHSSGTWMWAWANAKSDIPPNLLQQSLILKQYGEDNAIDILTNPEFAADDRDLHVIGMIASGMFNNSGYYLADYGRGIMCVTIKSEDIDLDYHNSHLDALSTFPRMISLYDINHRRALICYLKQNGYQITENGAQLTAVRNDETITASFDDLNRLSQLNG, encoded by the coding sequence ATGAATCTCTTTCGAAAACTTTTCGGCAATAAAGAAAAGTCAGCCGCCCATCAAATACACCAATTTGAAGGCGAGTCAGCCTGTAAAAACCAGCAGGAATTACTGGAAAGATACGGTACCATTGCGTTAGAAAAGCAGAATACCTTGGGTAATATAGTCGAAGACTTATCCTGGGAAACAGACCTAGAAAAAGGCACCATTCAGTTCGCCGGTAAGGCGACATTTCCGATGCAAGTGCTGGGAACGTTGTCCCACTCTTCTGGAACATGGATGTGGGCATGGGCTAACGCGAAGTCGGATATTCCCCCCAATTTATTACAGCAATCACTCATCCTGAAGCAGTATGGTGAAGATAACGCTATTGATATTCTCACTAACCCGGAATTTGCCGCAGACGATCGTGATTTACATGTTATCGGCATGATTGCTTCAGGTATGTTCAATAACAGCGGTTATTATCTGGCAGACTACGGGCGTGGCATCATGTGCGTTACGATCAAATCTGAAGATATCGATCTGGATTATCACAACAGCCATCTTGATGCCTTGAGCACATTCCCCCGAATGATCTCCCTTTACGATATTAACCATCGTCGCGCTCTAATCTGTTATTTAAAGCAAAATGGTTATCAAATCACCGAGAATGGCGCACAGCTCACTGCAGTTCGCAATGATGAAACCATCACCGCATCGTTTGACGATCTTAACCGGTTATCACAGCTGAATGGGTAA